Proteins from a single region of Kineosporiaceae bacterium:
- a CDS encoding adenylate/guanylate cyclase domain-containing protein: MSEPENVPATLADLEHVLIGGERKWRRREVARSVGVSLLSARKLWRALGFASVDDEEIAFTDADAEALERTVSMVRDELLDEETTIAFARALGQTTDRLVSWQIEALMEHLGRCPHPDCASGSPSGAVAHLSGIVEDLEVLLVYAWRRKLAAAVARLEHPPPGEEAASGKLTVGFADLVSYTRLSQRLSQRELGILVQRFEGMASDVVTAGGGRVIKTVGDEVLFTADDPLSAAVIGLSLSERLANDEVVPEVRVGIAHGLVLRSLGDVYGSTVNLASRLTALAEPGTVVTDPHTAAMLARHEGLVLVPQRRRQVRGFGPLQPLLVTRAGPTEQLIDID; the protein is encoded by the coding sequence GTGAGCGAGCCCGAGAACGTCCCCGCCACTCTCGCGGATCTCGAACACGTCCTGATCGGTGGCGAGCGCAAGTGGCGGCGCCGCGAGGTCGCCCGCAGCGTCGGGGTCTCGCTGCTGAGCGCCCGCAAGCTCTGGCGTGCCCTGGGATTCGCCTCGGTGGACGACGAGGAGATCGCCTTCACCGACGCGGACGCCGAGGCACTCGAGCGCACGGTGTCGATGGTGCGCGACGAACTGCTCGACGAAGAGACCACGATCGCCTTCGCGCGGGCGCTCGGGCAGACCACCGATCGGTTGGTCAGCTGGCAGATCGAGGCCCTGATGGAGCACCTCGGGCGCTGCCCGCACCCCGACTGTGCCAGCGGCAGCCCGAGCGGGGCGGTGGCTCACCTGTCCGGCATCGTCGAGGATCTCGAGGTGCTGCTGGTCTACGCCTGGCGACGCAAGCTCGCCGCGGCGGTGGCTCGGCTCGAGCACCCACCGCCGGGTGAGGAGGCGGCCTCGGGCAAGCTGACCGTCGGCTTCGCCGACCTGGTCAGCTACACCCGGCTCTCGCAGCGGCTGAGCCAACGTGAACTGGGCATCCTGGTGCAGCGATTCGAGGGCATGGCCTCGGACGTGGTCACCGCCGGCGGCGGCCGGGTGATCAAGACCGTGGGCGACGAGGTGCTGTTCACCGCCGACGATCCGCTGTCGGCGGCCGTGATCGGGTTGTCGCTGTCCGAACGGCTCGCGAACGACGAGGTGGTTCCCGAGGTGCGGGTGGGCATCGCCCACGGACTGGTGCTGCGCAGTCTGGGAGATGTGTACGGGTCGACGGTGAACCTGGCCAGCCGTCTCACGGCGCTGGCCGAGCCGGGAACCGTGGTCACCGATCCGCACACCGCGGCCATGCTGGCCCGGCACGAGGGGCTGGTGCTGGTGCCGCAACGACGCCGTCAGGTGCGGGGGTTCGGGCCGTTGCAGCCGCTGTTGGTCACCCGGGCCGGGCCGACCGAGCAGCTGATCGACATCGACTGA
- a CDS encoding biotin--[acetyl-CoA-carboxylase] ligase, with product MTGGDGGDGAWRAIEVVAETGSTNADLARRAAAGEAEGLVLVADQQNAGRGRLARAWTTPPRAAIAVSVLVRPDGVPPERLGWLPLLGGLAVVDAVRNRCGLPARLKWPNDVLVPIDGLPQAAASGAAERKLCGVLAEVVPSSIPGIGPAVILGAGINVTQTADELPVPTATSLRLAGSAVTDRDTVLRAYLRALAVRYRAFVEAAGDPRRSGIGAAYREACSTLGREVEVHLPGRDVVHGTAREVDDDGRLVVATGAGELPFAAGDVVHLR from the coding sequence ATGACCGGCGGAGACGGTGGGGACGGCGCGTGGCGGGCGATCGAGGTGGTCGCCGAGACCGGCTCGACCAACGCCGACCTGGCCCGGCGGGCCGCGGCGGGTGAGGCGGAGGGACTGGTGCTGGTCGCCGACCAGCAGAACGCCGGCCGAGGACGCCTCGCCCGAGCCTGGACGACGCCGCCACGCGCCGCGATCGCCGTCTCGGTGCTGGTGCGTCCGGACGGCGTGCCGCCCGAGCGGCTGGGCTGGTTGCCGTTGCTCGGGGGCCTGGCCGTGGTCGACGCGGTGCGCAACCGCTGTGGCCTGCCGGCCCGGTTGAAGTGGCCCAACGATGTGCTGGTGCCGATCGACGGGCTGCCGCAGGCGGCGGCGTCCGGGGCCGCCGAACGCAAACTGTGTGGGGTGCTGGCCGAGGTCGTGCCATCGTCGATACCCGGCATCGGGCCGGCGGTGATCCTCGGCGCGGGCATCAACGTCACGCAGACGGCGGACGAGCTGCCGGTGCCGACCGCCACCTCGCTGCGCCTGGCCGGGTCGGCGGTCACCGATCGCGACACCGTGCTGCGCGCCTATCTGCGAGCGCTCGCCGTCCGGTACCGGGCCTTCGTCGAGGCGGCCGGTGACCCGCGGCGCAGCGGCATCGGGGCGGCGTATCGCGAGGCCTGCTCGACGTTGGGGCGCGAGGTCGAGGTGCACCTGCCGGGCCGCGACGTCGTCCACGGCACGGCTCGAGAGGTGGACGACGACGGCCGGCTGGTGGTGGCGACCGGCGCCGGCGAGCTGCCGTTCGCCGCCGGCGACGTGGTCCACCTGCGCTGA
- a CDS encoding PH domain-containing protein: MGFPLKLLAPGERLVLVLRPHAKVLVAPVLVLLITAPVTAYLAGLVPDGSAQPWMRLAVAAVGLVVVGHWTLWPFLTWWNTIYAITDRRLVLREGVFNRTGHDMPLSRLNDVKFSHNVVERVLGCGTLVVESAGEIGQLVLDDIPRVEQVQRTLYRLSDEVRGVGDDSVVDEYDEFDDDADPDADPDADSGPDNATKVLRGRRRRGLT; this comes from the coding sequence GTGGGGTTCCCTCTGAAACTGCTCGCACCGGGCGAGCGCCTGGTGCTCGTGCTGCGGCCCCATGCCAAGGTGCTGGTCGCTCCGGTGCTGGTGCTGCTGATCACCGCACCGGTGACGGCGTACCTCGCCGGGCTCGTGCCCGACGGTTCCGCCCAGCCCTGGATGCGCCTGGCGGTGGCTGCGGTGGGGCTGGTCGTGGTCGGCCATTGGACCCTCTGGCCCTTCCTGACCTGGTGGAACACCATCTACGCGATCACCGATCGCCGCCTGGTGCTGCGCGAGGGCGTGTTCAACCGCACCGGCCACGACATGCCGCTGAGCCGGCTGAACGACGTGAAGTTCTCGCACAACGTGGTGGAGCGGGTGCTCGGCTGCGGCACCCTGGTGGTCGAGTCCGCCGGCGAGATCGGGCAGCTGGTGCTGGACGACATCCCCCGGGTCGAGCAGGTGCAGCGCACCCTCTACCGGTTGTCGGACGAGGTGCGAGGCGTCGGTGACGACAGCGTTGTCGATGAGTACGACGAGTTCGATGACGACGCCGATCCCGACGCCGATCCCGATGCCGATTCCGGCCCTGATAACGCGACGAAGGTGCTCCGGGGCCGACGTCGACGAGGTCTGACGTGA
- a CDS encoding enoyl-CoA hydratase/isomerase family protein produces MSGQVRLSRHGEHRHVAELVLDRPEALNALSTTFAAQLRDTLRDLATEAESGAVRAVVLSSSRPRAFCVGADLKERNTFTDADLRAQRVVYRAMTAAWRALPVPAVAAVAGYAMGGGFELALWCDLIVVDTTAVLALPEVSVGVVPGLGGTQLLSRRVGLSRASDLIFTARRIDAEQAMALGAVDRVVAAGTARDVAIELASTIAGNSPVGVRNAKRALRTGFDVDLASGLEIEDGAWRATAFSADRAEGVAAFVEKRSPNWPGVD; encoded by the coding sequence ATGAGCGGTCAGGTGAGGTTGAGCCGGCACGGGGAACACCGTCATGTGGCCGAACTGGTGCTCGATCGGCCCGAAGCGCTGAATGCGCTGTCGACGACGTTCGCCGCCCAGCTGCGCGATACGTTGCGTGACCTGGCCACCGAGGCCGAGAGTGGCGCCGTCCGGGCCGTGGTGCTCTCGTCCAGCCGGCCCCGGGCGTTCTGCGTCGGGGCCGATCTGAAGGAGCGCAACACCTTCACCGATGCCGATCTGCGCGCACAGCGGGTGGTCTACCGCGCCATGACCGCGGCCTGGCGGGCGTTACCGGTGCCGGCCGTCGCAGCCGTCGCGGGGTATGCGATGGGCGGCGGGTTCGAGCTCGCCCTGTGGTGCGACCTGATCGTGGTGGACACCACGGCGGTGCTCGCCCTGCCGGAGGTGTCGGTGGGCGTCGTGCCGGGGCTCGGCGGCACCCAACTGCTCTCACGCCGGGTGGGCCTGTCCCGGGCCAGCGATCTGATCTTCACGGCGCGCCGGATCGATGCCGAGCAGGCCATGGCGCTGGGTGCGGTGGACCGCGTGGTGGCTGCCGGGACGGCGCGTGACGTCGCGATCGAGCTGGCCTCCACGATCGCGGGCAACTCTCCGGTCGGGGTACGCAATGCCAAGCGCGCGCTGCGCACGGGTTTCGATGTCGACCTGGCCTCCGGGCTCGAGATCGAGGACGGCGCGTGGCGCGCCACCGCATTCTCGGCCGACCGGGCCGAGGGGGTCGCCGCATTCGTCGAGAAGCGCTCGCCGAACTGGCCCGGCGTCGACTGA
- a CDS encoding acyl-CoA carboxylase subunit beta codes for MSAQPAEVHVRGAGGTEVPDNINIHTTAGKLEDLQRRIDAAVHAGSSAAVEKRHAQGKKTARERIEALLDPDSFIELDQLARHRSRNFNLHENRPYGDGVVTGHGTIDGRQVCVFAQDFTVFGGSLGEVFGEKIVKVMDLAMKIGCPVIGINDSGGARIQEGVVSLGLYGEIFLRNVHASGVIPQISLIMGPCAGGAVYSPAITDFTVMVDQTSHMFITGPDVIKTVTGEEVGFEELGGARTHNTRSGNAHYMGADEDDALEYVRALLSYLPSNNLSESAVFDGFDLDETIGESDLELDRLIPDSPNQPYDMHRVIEHVLDDGEFLEVQALFAPNMIIGFGRVEGRSVGIVANQPMQFAGILDIDASEKAARFVRTCDAFNIPVVTFVDVPGFLPGTDQEWNGIIRRGAKLIYAYAEATVPKVTIITRKAYGGAYDVMGSKHLGADVNLAWPSAQIAVMGAQGAVNILYRGDLKKVAETGGDVDAARRQLVTEYEDTLANPYIAAERGYVDAVVAPSRTRVEIARWLRSLRTKREALPPKKHGNIPL; via the coding sequence ATGAGCGCACAACCGGCAGAAGTTCACGTCCGTGGTGCCGGCGGTACCGAGGTGCCCGACAACATCAACATCCACACCACGGCGGGCAAGCTCGAGGATCTGCAGCGGCGCATCGACGCCGCGGTGCACGCAGGCTCCTCCGCTGCGGTCGAGAAGCGGCACGCCCAGGGCAAGAAGACCGCCCGCGAGCGCATCGAGGCCCTGCTCGACCCGGACTCGTTCATCGAGCTCGACCAGCTGGCGCGCCACCGCAGCCGCAACTTCAACCTGCACGAGAACCGGCCTTACGGCGATGGCGTGGTCACCGGCCACGGCACCATCGACGGCCGCCAGGTGTGCGTGTTCGCGCAGGACTTCACGGTCTTCGGCGGCAGCCTCGGCGAGGTCTTCGGCGAGAAGATCGTCAAGGTGATGGACCTGGCGATGAAGATCGGCTGCCCGGTGATCGGCATCAACGACTCCGGCGGCGCCCGCATTCAAGAGGGCGTGGTCTCGCTCGGCCTGTACGGCGAGATCTTCCTGCGCAACGTGCACGCCAGCGGCGTCATCCCGCAGATCTCGCTGATCATGGGCCCGTGCGCGGGTGGCGCGGTCTACTCCCCCGCGATCACCGACTTCACCGTGATGGTCGACCAGACCTCGCACATGTTCATCACCGGACCCGACGTGATCAAGACGGTCACCGGCGAAGAGGTCGGCTTCGAGGAACTGGGCGGCGCCCGCACCCACAACACCCGCTCGGGCAACGCCCACTACATGGGCGCCGACGAGGACGACGCGCTCGAGTACGTCCGGGCACTGTTGAGCTACCTGCCGAGCAACAACCTGTCCGAGTCGGCGGTGTTCGACGGCTTCGACCTCGACGAGACGATCGGTGAGTCCGACCTCGAACTCGACCGGCTGATCCCGGACTCGCCGAACCAGCCCTACGACATGCACAGGGTGATCGAGCACGTCCTGGACGACGGGGAGTTCCTCGAGGTGCAGGCGCTGTTCGCGCCCAACATGATCATCGGCTTCGGCCGGGTCGAGGGCCGCTCGGTGGGCATCGTGGCCAACCAGCCGATGCAGTTCGCCGGCATCCTCGACATCGATGCGTCCGAGAAGGCCGCCCGGTTCGTGCGCACCTGCGACGCCTTCAACATCCCGGTGGTCACCTTCGTCGACGTCCCGGGCTTCCTGCCGGGTACCGACCAGGAGTGGAACGGCATCATCCGCCGCGGCGCCAAGCTGATCTACGCCTACGCCGAGGCCACGGTGCCCAAGGTCACGATCATCACGCGCAAGGCCTACGGCGGCGCCTACGACGTCATGGGGTCCAAGCACCTCGGCGCGGATGTGAACCTGGCCTGGCCGAGCGCGCAGATCGCCGTCATGGGCGCCCAGGGCGCGGTCAACATCCTCTACCGCGGCGATCTGAAGAAGGTGGCCGAGACCGGTGGCGACGTGGACGCCGCGCGGCGTCAGCTGGTCACCGAGTACGAGGACACACTGGCGAACCCGTACATCGCCGCCGAACGCGGATACGTCGACGCCGTGGTGGCGCCGTCCCGCACCCGGGTCGAGATCGCGCGCTGGCTGCGGTCGCTGCGCACCAAGCGCGAGGCGTTGCCGCCCAAGAAGCACGGCAACATCCCGCTGTGA
- a CDS encoding VCBS repeat-containing protein encodes MIFARHSRTPNGRPDALPRARHRAAVICLSTLTLTLTAACGGSPDPAAAPEVSPSTAALALAAAAPSTSGSALVASGSPATGSGSAGAALTRAAAVKAPVFVRRIDPGQTGWFSSPALVDLTGDKKLEIVAPFYSTYVYSAAGKRLATGTATQGRSYAPSVVADLDRDGVREIVVGGNGSVGAYEWRSGKLIVKKGWPASVASGGQTPEVRGLAAADLDGNGSIEVVATTTNTSSTGAQVFVFSATGRLYQPAGGHKPAWPRYNTLRGSGNDADFNGYGNHGYGAYGLNVGIGQLDDDKQLEIVVTYDNHQINLFNHDGTSVLASTWYTNRQSGFAGKRLGWGQFIRWLSPTVEDRHQHAHSGDWPNVQTTGWLQWTASPPSVGDLDGDGRAEVIGIPNVEKKEPYETQAHAVMVLDGAQGKGVRSGRRHKGFETLPLTGKPIVRKDGDWYPPSGIPAPTLVDLTGDRKPEIVFPGADGYVYAISSTGKRLWRYGYAPGKARTFASEVVAADLNKDGLPELVFGVYGLAANSGRLVVLSPKGAKISDQRLPKQAADGNGIGVAAAPSIADLDGNGTLEIVTTSIDHGLDVFTVPGSKAGTSPWPTGRGSLLRSGTAQR; translated from the coding sequence GTGATCTTCGCACGGCACAGCCGCACCCCGAACGGTCGACCCGATGCCCTCCCCCGTGCCCGGCACCGAGCCGCCGTGATCTGCCTGTCGACGCTGACCCTCACCCTCACGGCCGCCTGTGGCGGGTCGCCCGATCCGGCCGCCGCGCCGGAGGTCTCGCCGTCCACCGCGGCCCTGGCCCTGGCTGCTGCCGCACCCTCCACCTCGGGCAGCGCACTCGTGGCGTCCGGCTCGCCCGCCACGGGCTCGGGGAGTGCGGGCGCGGCACTCACCCGCGCCGCCGCGGTGAAGGCCCCGGTGTTCGTGCGACGGATCGACCCGGGCCAGACCGGCTGGTTCTCCTCCCCCGCCCTCGTCGACCTCACCGGCGACAAGAAGCTCGAGATCGTCGCCCCGTTCTATTCGACCTACGTCTACTCCGCGGCCGGCAAGCGGCTGGCCACCGGCACCGCGACCCAGGGCCGCAGCTACGCGCCGTCCGTGGTGGCCGACCTCGACCGCGACGGCGTGCGCGAGATCGTGGTCGGCGGCAACGGCAGTGTGGGCGCCTACGAGTGGCGCTCCGGCAAGCTGATCGTGAAGAAGGGCTGGCCCGCGTCGGTGGCCAGCGGCGGCCAGACCCCGGAGGTGCGCGGCCTGGCCGCAGCCGATCTGGACGGCAACGGCAGCATCGAGGTGGTGGCCACCACGACCAACACCTCCAGCACCGGTGCGCAGGTGTTCGTCTTCAGTGCCACCGGCCGGCTCTACCAACCCGCCGGCGGTCACAAGCCGGCCTGGCCGCGCTACAACACGTTGCGCGGCAGCGGAAACGACGCCGACTTCAACGGCTACGGCAATCACGGCTACGGCGCCTACGGCCTCAACGTGGGCATCGGTCAACTGGACGACGACAAGCAGCTCGAGATCGTCGTCACCTACGACAACCACCAGATCAACCTGTTCAACCACGACGGCACCTCGGTGCTGGCCTCGACCTGGTACACCAACCGCCAGAGCGGGTTTGCCGGCAAGCGGCTCGGCTGGGGGCAGTTCATCCGCTGGCTCTCGCCCACTGTCGAGGATCGGCACCAGCACGCCCACAGCGGTGACTGGCCGAACGTGCAGACCACCGGCTGGCTGCAGTGGACCGCCTCACCGCCCTCGGTGGGCGATCTGGACGGCGACGGCAGGGCCGAGGTGATCGGCATCCCCAACGTCGAGAAGAAGGAACCCTACGAAACCCAGGCCCACGCCGTCATGGTGCTGGACGGTGCCCAGGGCAAGGGCGTGCGATCCGGGCGGCGGCACAAGGGGTTCGAGACGTTGCCGCTGACCGGCAAGCCGATCGTGCGCAAGGACGGCGACTGGTACCCGCCCAGCGGCATCCCGGCACCGACGCTGGTCGACCTGACCGGCGACCGCAAGCCGGAGATCGTCTTCCCGGGTGCCGACGGCTACGTGTACGCCATCAGTTCGACCGGAAAGCGGTTGTGGCGCTATGGATATGCGCCCGGCAAGGCCCGCACGTTCGCCTCCGAGGTGGTCGCCGCGGACCTGAACAAGGACGGCCTGCCCGAGCTGGTGTTCGGCGTCTACGGCCTGGCCGCCAACAGTGGCCGGCTCGTCGTGCTGTCACCGAAGGGCGCGAAGATCAGTGACCAACGCCTGCCGAAGCAGGCCGCCGACGGCAACGGCATCGGCGTGGCGGCGGCGCCGTCCATCGCCGACCTGGACGGCAACGGCACGCTCGAGATCGTGACCACCTCGATCGATCACGGCCTGGACGTGTTCACCGTGCCCGGCTCGAAGGCCGGCACATCCCCGTGGCCCACCGGACGCGGCTCCCTGCTGCGCTCCGGTACCGCCCAGCGCTGA
- a CDS encoding acyl-CoA carboxylase subunit epsilon — protein sequence MSDDGTPRPVLKVIRGDATAEEIAVILALVAARGGGGDEARTEPVSVWTAAHSHRQMQAAQGGRPNGAGALSWRTSYWPR from the coding sequence CTGTCGGACGACGGCACGCCCCGCCCCGTGCTCAAAGTGATCCGCGGGGACGCCACTGCGGAGGAGATCGCCGTCATCCTCGCCCTCGTCGCCGCCCGCGGCGGGGGCGGCGACGAGGCCCGGACGGAACCCGTGTCGGTCTGGACCGCCGCCCACTCCCACCGCCAGATGCAGGCGGCCCAAGGTGGCCGCCCCAACGGCGCCGGAGCCCTCAGCTGGCGCACCTCCTACTGGCCCCGCTGA
- a CDS encoding anti-sigma factor yields MTRQTTPAREPVGEPVREARPVVRLDTRRRFGYAVAAAAAALVFGIGIGRWVLPEAPSAPVTAVPAGPTVQLTTLTDATPIGTAQLVRTPDGRPEVHVSTQPFARGAGFVEVWLINTDGRRMISIGVLGSAQDGTFEVPDGALDAGYRVVDISREAFDALPEHSGDSVMRGTLPA; encoded by the coding sequence GTGACCCGGCAGACGACCCCGGCCCGTGAGCCGGTCGGTGAGCCGGTCCGTGAGGCGAGGCCCGTCGTCCGGCTCGACACCCGTCGCCGGTTCGGCTACGCGGTGGCGGCGGCCGCCGCCGCCCTGGTCTTCGGCATCGGCATCGGCCGATGGGTGCTGCCCGAGGCCCCGTCGGCGCCGGTCACCGCCGTCCCGGCCGGGCCGACCGTGCAACTCACCACCCTCACCGACGCCACCCCGATCGGGACGGCGCAGCTGGTGCGGACGCCGGACGGTCGTCCCGAGGTGCACGTGAGCACCCAGCCGTTCGCGCGCGGAGCGGGATTCGTCGAGGTCTGGCTGATCAACACCGATGGCCGGCGCATGATCTCGATCGGCGTGCTCGGCTCGGCGCAGGACGGCACCTTCGAGGTGCCGGACGGCGCGCTGGACGCCGGTTACCGGGTGGTCGACATCTCCCGCGAGGCCTTCGATGCCCTGCCGGAGCATTCCGGTGACAGCGTCATGCGGGGCACCTTGCCGGCCTAG
- a CDS encoding copper resistance protein CopC, with protein sequence MFAVPSHPPVGSWTRLGRVVAVLVVTLSALLGWGLASAQAHSGVRSIEPADGSVLSVPPPEIKMTFTENVLKGTAQLRLTGPAGATALTVTTNGPVISSPMPDGATSGEYTVLWRVTSADGHPISGKFGFTVIGQNVAASTPAAASATPSVVAPSPAASSVPAATTQPAPVESAVGGNSTTKIIVSVAAVLAMMAGIGAMVARSRRSQP encoded by the coding sequence ATGTTCGCTGTCCCCTCGCACCCGCCTGTTGGCTCGTGGACCCGGCTCGGCAGGGTCGTCGCCGTCCTCGTCGTGACCCTGAGCGCACTGCTCGGGTGGGGACTGGCCAGCGCACAGGCCCACTCCGGCGTCCGCTCCATCGAGCCGGCGGACGGATCGGTCCTCAGCGTTCCCCCACCCGAGATCAAGATGACCTTCACCGAGAACGTGCTGAAGGGCACGGCTCAGCTGCGCCTGACCGGCCCCGCCGGTGCCACCGCCCTGACCGTGACCACGAACGGTCCGGTGATCAGCTCGCCCATGCCGGACGGCGCGACCAGCGGTGAGTACACCGTGTTGTGGCGGGTGACCAGCGCCGACGGCCACCCCATCTCGGGCAAGTTCGGCTTCACCGTGATCGGCCAGAACGTGGCCGCCTCCACTCCGGCCGCAGCCTCCGCAACCCCCTCCGTGGTGGCCCCCTCGCCGGCAGCGTCATCCGTGCCCGCGGCGACGACACAGCCCGCGCCGGTCGAGTCCGCGGTCGGCGGCAACTCCACCACGAAGATCATCGTTTCGGTGGCCGCCGTGCTGGCGATGATGGCCGGGATCGGCGCCATGGTGGCCCGCAGTCGACGCTCACAGCCCTGA
- a CDS encoding Gfo/Idh/MocA family oxidoreductase, producing the protein MTAEPTNLAIGMIGTKFMGRAHANAWSQVTRFFDPALTPVMHTVAGRDAAATTDFAARWGWQHATTDVTALITDPAIELVDICTPNHVHAEAAIGALEARKHVACEKPLAHTLTDAAAMTAAAHRAAAHGVRTFVWFSYRRVPAIALARALVRQGRLGAIRHVRAIYLQQWGIGADDVWRFDATVAGSGALGDIAAHIVDAVQFVTGEKVQRIAGSLMRTYVPSHSVDDAVLFLGELDGGATASFEATRFATGHHNAHGFEIHGEHGALRFRFDQMGRLDVYDATTERAVRGWTTIEVCDGEAGHPWVGAWWPPGHPIGYEHTFTHQAADILEALAGRPDAALVAPMPDFAAALQVQTVLEAAATSADRRAAVEVAEIAATVS; encoded by the coding sequence ATGACGGCTGAACCGACGAACCTCGCCATCGGCATGATCGGCACCAAGTTCATGGGCCGTGCCCACGCCAACGCCTGGTCCCAGGTGACCCGGTTCTTCGATCCCGCTCTCACCCCGGTGATGCACACCGTGGCCGGACGCGACGCCGCCGCCACCACCGACTTCGCCGCCCGCTGGGGCTGGCAGCACGCCACCACGGACGTCACGGCGCTGATCACCGACCCGGCGATCGAGCTGGTCGACATCTGCACCCCGAACCACGTCCACGCCGAGGCCGCCATCGGCGCCCTGGAGGCGCGCAAACACGTGGCCTGCGAGAAGCCCCTCGCCCACACCCTCACCGATGCCGCAGCGATGACCGCCGCCGCCCACCGCGCCGCGGCACACGGCGTCCGGACCTTCGTCTGGTTCAGCTACCGCCGGGTGCCGGCGATCGCGCTCGCCCGGGCACTGGTCCGTCAGGGCCGCCTCGGCGCGATCCGCCACGTCCGGGCGATCTACTTGCAGCAGTGGGGCATCGGCGCGGACGACGTGTGGCGCTTCGATGCCACCGTCGCCGGCTCGGGGGCGCTCGGGGACATCGCGGCGCACATCGTGGACGCCGTCCAGTTCGTCACCGGCGAGAAGGTGCAGCGCATCGCCGGCTCGCTGATGCGCACGTATGTACCCAGCCACTCCGTGGACGACGCGGTGCTCTTCCTCGGCGAACTGGACGGCGGCGCCACCGCCTCGTTCGAGGCGACCCGATTCGCGACCGGTCACCACAACGCCCACGGATTCGAGATCCACGGCGAGCACGGAGCGCTGCGGTTCCGGTTCGACCAGATGGGACGCCTCGACGTCTACGACGCCACCACCGAGCGCGCCGTCCGGGGCTGGACCACCATCGAGGTGTGCGACGGCGAGGCCGGTCACCCCTGGGTCGGCGCCTGGTGGCCGCCCGGCCATCCGATCGGCTACGAGCACACGTTCACCCACCAGGCGGCCGACATCCTCGAGGCGCTCGCCGGCCGCCCGGACGCGGCGCTGGTCGCCCCCATGCCCGACTTCGCCGCGGCACTGCAGGTGCAGACCGTGCTCGAGGCCGCCGCAACCTCCGCGGACCGGCGCGCCGCCGTCGAGGTGGCCGAGATCGCCGCCACGGTGAGCTGA